CCACACATCGGCGACCTCCTCGAGCGGCACCCAGGCGCCGACCCGCTGCGCGAGCATCGGGTTGGTGGACAGGCCGCCGCCGACCCACAGGTCGAAGCCGGGGCCGTGCTCGGGATGCTCGACGCCGATGAAGGCGACGTCGTTGATCTCGTGCACGACGTCCTGCTGGCCGGAGATCGCGGTCTTGAACTTGCGCGGCAGGTTCGAGTACTCGGGGTTGCCGATGTAGCGGCGCACGATCTCGTCGATCGCGGGGGTGCCGTCGATGATCTCGTCGAGGGACTCACCGGCGAGCGGCGAACCGAGCACGACGCGAGGGCAGTCGCCGCACGCCTCGGTGGTCTTCAGGCCGACCGATTCGAGACGACGCCAGATCTCGGGGACGTTCTCGACCTCGATCCAGTGGTACTGGACGTTCTCGCGGTCGGACAGGTCGGCGGTGTCGCGACCGAACTCGGTGGAGATACCGGCGATCGTCCGCAGCTGCGCGAGATTCAGGGCGCCGGCGTCGCAGCGCACCCGCATCATGAAGTACTTCGCCTCGAGCAGGTCGATGTTCTCGTCACCGGTGTAGGTGCCGTCGTAGCCCTGCTCGCGCTGGGTGTACAGACCCCACCAGCGGAAGCGGCCGCGCAGATCGCTCTTGTCGATTCCGTCGAAACCGGTTTGCGCATAGATGTTCTCGATACGCTTGCGGACGTTGAGCGGGTTGTCGTCCTTCTTCGTCTGCTCGTTGGCGTTGAGCGGCTCCCGGTAGCCGAGGGCCCACTGGCCTTCGGCGCGACGCTTGGCGGGACGCGCGCGGCGGGCGGGAGTGGCCGACTCGTCGGCGGGCGTGACGTCGGTGGTCGACGACATACAGGGTCTCCTGATACTCGCTGGAACCGGATCGACGAGCGCAGGAGGGAGCTGACCTCGTGCACGCATGCTTCGACCCGGCGGGATCTGGGATGTGCCGGGGAGTGCCGACTAGAGACAGTCGGCGCAGAGACAAGCGGCGCAAGGCAGACAACAGGATGCGCAGACGCGCTTGAAGTCGACGTGGCGTCGCGCCACGAGTCGCACTCCGTGTCCTGTCATGCGGACCATTGTGCCACGTCACCGGGACGATTCCGAATTGCGGGCGGTATTTCCACCCGATTTTCGGGAAATGTCGAGGTAGGGGCGTCGCGCGCGGAGCCGCCCTTCAGGTCTCTGGAACACTGGAGGGCGTGAACAGCACTGAGATCGGTCGACGCACCGGCACGGAAATCGGTATCGCGGGTCGTCCGGCCGGTCTCGAACTTCCCGCTTCGGCACTCGCAGGAGTGGGGACGCGACCGTTCGGTGTGTACGTGCACGTGCCCTTCTGCGCGACCCGCTGCGGCTACTGCGACTTCAACACCTACACGGCCGGGGAACTCGGCAGCGCGGCGTCGCCGCAGTCCTGGCTGGAGGGTCTGCGCCGCGAACTCGACGCCGGTGCCCGGCTGCTGTCCGAATCCGGACGACGGACTCCCGCTGCCGAGACGGTCTTCGTCGGCGGCGGAACACCCTCGCTGCTCGGCGCGGACGGTCTCGCGCAGGTGCTCGACGCGATCCGCGACTCGTTCGGGCTCGCTCCCGGCGCCGAGGTGACCACCGAATCGAACCCGGAGTCGACCTCCACGGAGTTCTTCTCGTCGATCCGCGAGGCCGGATACACCCGCGTGTCGCTCGGCATGCAGTCCGCGGCGCCCCACGTGCTGGCGGTCCTCGACCGCACCCACACACCCGGGCGTCCCGTCGCGGCGGCGAAGGAAGCGCGCGCGGCCGGTTTCGGCCACATCAACCTCGATCTGATCTACGGCACTCCCGGCGAGCGCGACGCCGACCTCGACGCCTCCCTCGACGCCGTGCTCGAAGCGGGGGTCGACCACGTCTCGGCGTACGCGCTCATCGTCGAGGACGGCACCGCCCTCGCTCGCCGTGTCCGTCGCGGCGAGCTGCCGGCTCCGGACGACGACGTGCTCGCATCGCGGTACGAGCGGATCGACGCGCGACTCGCCGACGCCGGGATGACCTGGTACGAGGTGTCCAACTGGGCGAAGGCCGATGATCCGTCGGCGCGCTGCGCCCACAACCTCGGTTACTGGGACGGCGGCGACTGGTGGGGCGCCGGGCCGGGCGCGCACAGCCACGTCGGTGGCGTGCGCTGGTGGAACGTCAAGCATCCCGCCCGTTACGCGTCGACCCTCGCCGACGGAGTCCTGCCCGTCGGGGGCAGCGAACATCTCACGGCCGAGGACCGGCACACCGAACTCGTCATGCTCACCGTCCGGCTGCGCACGGGCCTGCCGTTGTCGGAGCTCGACGACGGTGAGCGCGAGGCAGCAGAGACGGTGGTCGCCGACGGGCTCGCCGTGGAGCGCGACGATCAGCTCGTGCTGACCGACCGGGGCCGGCTGCTCGCCGACGCGGTGGTCCGCACCATCCTGCTCGGCGCGGACGACTGACCGTCCGGTCGCGTCATGCTGCTCCGACCGACCGGTCGCGTCATGCTGCTCCGATGCGCTCCGAGTCGTAGACCGACAGCCGCCCACGGTTCTCGACCACCGACACCCAGTGCTTCTCCGACTCGGTCCGGCCGTCGACGGTGACGAACGTGAGGGTGACGATCACACTCGACACATCGCGGGGCTCCACGGTATCCACCCTTGATCGGGCTATGCGGGCGACGGGCCCCGAACCTCGGCGCCCGGGTCGGGCACGCCACCGGGAATCAGCACGTCGTACTCGAAGACACGCACGTGCAGCACCGTCCGGTTCCGCAGCGCGGACTGCACGGCACGGTGGAGTCCGTCCTCGAGGTACAGCACGCCCTGCCACTGGACGGCGTGTGGGAACAGATCGCCGTAGAACGTCGAGTCCTCCGACAACAGCCGGTCGAGTTCGAGCACCTTCGTCGTCGTGACGATCTCGTCGAGGCGCACCTGGCGGGGCGGAATCCTCGACCAGTCGCGCAGAGACAGTCCGTGATCGGGATACGGCTTGCCGTCCCGGACGCCCTTGAAGATCATGTGAACACATTACGGGGGACGCGCCGAAGGCGTCGCTTCCGGTTCGGGGTGGTATCGCACACGTGCCCGACACCTTCGAGGTCGTCGCGCGATTAGACTGGCAGGGTACGGCCCCGAGAGGTGCAGTCCTGCAGGCGGCGGAAACGGAGGTGGCGGGTTGTCGAGTACCGAGGAGCGGAGATTCACGGTCTTGCGCGCCATCGTGGCGGATTACGTGTCCACCAAGGAGCCGATCGGCTCCAAGACTCTCGTCGACCGGCACAATCTCGGAGTGTCCAGCGCCACGGTCCGCAACGACATGGCTGTGCTCGAAGCAGAGGGATACATCACACAGACCCACACGAGCTCGGGACGCGTGCCCACCGACAAGGGCTACCGCCAGTTCGTCGACAGGATCGCGGAGGTCAAACCGCTCTCGTCGGCCGAGCGCCGCGCAATCCTGCAGTTCCTCGAATCGGGCGTCGACCTCGACGACGTGCTGCGCCGCGCGGTGCGGTTGCTCGCGCAGCTCACCCGCCAGGTCGCGGTCGTGCAGTACCCGACGCTCTCCGCGTCGTCCGTGCGACATCTCGAGGTGGTCGGGCTGACACCGGCGCGGCTGCTGCTCGTGCTCATCACCGACTCGGGCCGCGTCGATCAGCGCATCGTCGAACTCGGCGACGTGATCGACGAGGACGGCCTGTCGCGGTTGCGTGAGCTGCTCGGCGGGGCATTGACCGGCAAGCGGCTCGCCGCGGCCTCCGTCGCAGTGACCGAGCTCGCCGACAACGCACCGGACGATCTGCGCGACGCGCTCATCCGGTGCACCACCGTGCTGGTGGAGACCCTCGTCGAGCACCCCGAGGAGCGTCTCGTGCTCGGCGGCACCGCCAATCTCACCCGCAACGCCGCCGACTTCGACGGCCACGGCATGCTGCCGGGCTCGTTGCGTACGGTCCTCGAAGCCCTCGAGGAGCAGGTCGTGGTGCTCAAACTGCTCGCGTCCAGCCAGGACGCAGGCCGGGTCACCGTCCGCATCGGTGAGGAGACCCAGTTCGAGGAGATGCGCACCACCTCGGTCGTGTCCACCGGCTACGGGGCCGCGGGTACGGTCTTCGGTGGTCTGGGAGTGCTCGGCCCCACCCGGATGGACTATCCGGGAACCATCGCATCGGTCGCCACCGTTGCGAGATATATCGGTGAGGTGCTCGGCGAACGCTGAGCACCGTCCATTTTTGCTCTGTAGAACGACGTAAGGACGAGAACCAAACGTGGCACGGGACTACTACGGGACGCTCGGCGTGTCCAAGAACGCGACCGACCAGGAGATCAAACGGGCGTACCGCAAGTTGGCGCGCGAGCACCACCCGGATGTGAACCCCGACGAGTCGGCGCAGAAGCGTTTCCAGGAGATCTCGGCCGCCTACGAGGTGCTGTCGGACCCCGAGAAGCGACGCATCGTCGACCTCGGCGGCGACCCGCTCGAACCCGGTGGCGGCGGTGCGGGCGGCTTCGGCGGCGCCGGCTTCGGTGGCGGCCTCGGTGATGTCTTCGAGGCGTTCTTCGGTGGTGGGGCCGGCGGTTCCCGCGGTCCGCGCGGCCGCGTCCAGCCCGGCGCCGACTCGCTGCTCCGCACCCGCCTGACCCTCGAGGAATGCGCTCGCGGCGTCACCAAGACGGTCACGGTCGACACCGCGATCCTGTGCGACGCGTGCACCGGTTCCGGCACCCACGGCGATTCGAAGCCCGTGCGCTGCGAGACCTGCGGTGGCGCCGGTGAGGTCCAGTCCGTCCAGCGTTCCTTCCTCGGCCAGGTCATGACGTCCCGCCCGTGCCCCACCTGCCGCGGTGTCGGCGAGACGATCCCGGATCCCTGCCGCAAGTGCGGTGGTGACGGCCGCGTGCGCGCACGCCGCGAGGTCACCGTCAAGGTGCCCGCCGGCGTCGGCAACGGGATGCGCATCCGCCTCGCGGCCCAGGGCGAGGTCGGCCCCGGCGGCGGTCCTGCCGGCGATCTCTACGTCGAGGTGCTCGAACAGCAGCACGAGGTTTTCGTGCGCGACGGCGACGACCTGCACTGCACCATCCGCGTGCCCATGGTCGACGCTGCGCTCGGCACCAAGGTGACGATCGAGACCATCCTCGACGGCCCCACCGAGATCACCATCGATCCCGGCACCCAGCCCGGTTCGGTCTCGGTGCTGCGCGGCCACGGCATGCCGAAGCTGCGCTCGGGTACGCGCGGCGACCTGCACGCGCATCTCGAGGTCGTGGTGCCGAGCAAGCTCGATCACAAGCAGACGAAGCTGCT
This window of the Rhodococcus pyridinivorans genome carries:
- a CDS encoding nitrite/sulfite reductase; protein product: MSSTTDVTPADESATPARRARPAKRRAEGQWALGYREPLNANEQTKKDDNPLNVRKRIENIYAQTGFDGIDKSDLRGRFRWWGLYTQREQGYDGTYTGDENIDLLEAKYFMMRVRCDAGALNLAQLRTIAGISTEFGRDTADLSDRENVQYHWIEVENVPEIWRRLESVGLKTTEACGDCPRVVLGSPLAGESLDEIIDGTPAIDEIVRRYIGNPEYSNLPRKFKTAISGQQDVVHEINDVAFIGVEHPEHGPGFDLWVGGGLSTNPMLAQRVGAWVPLEEVADVWEGVVAIFRDYGYRRLRSKARLKFLIKDWGIEKFREVLETEYLKRPLIDGPAPAAPERPIDHVGIQKLRNGLNAVGVAPIAGRVSGTILSKVADAAERAGSDRIRFTPYQKLIVLDVADDKVEQLVTELEALGLPASPSPWRKNLMACTGIEFCKLSFVETRKRSQALVPELEERLADINAQLDVPVTININGCPNSCARSQIADIGFKGQLVDDGEGNQVEGFQVHLGGALGFDAKFGRKLRQHKVTSAELGDYIERVVRTFVKERTPGERFGEWVVRAEEADLR
- the hemW gene encoding radical SAM family heme chaperone HemW, coding for MGIAGRPAGLELPASALAGVGTRPFGVYVHVPFCATRCGYCDFNTYTAGELGSAASPQSWLEGLRRELDAGARLLSESGRRTPAAETVFVGGGTPSLLGADGLAQVLDAIRDSFGLAPGAEVTTESNPESTSTEFFSSIREAGYTRVSLGMQSAAPHVLAVLDRTHTPGRPVAAAKEARAAGFGHINLDLIYGTPGERDADLDASLDAVLEAGVDHVSAYALIVEDGTALARRVRRGELPAPDDDVLASRYERIDARLADAGMTWYEVSNWAKADDPSARCAHNLGYWDGGDWWGAGPGAHSHVGGVRWWNVKHPARYASTLADGVLPVGGSEHLTAEDRHTELVMLTVRLRTGLPLSELDDGEREAAETVVADGLAVERDDQLVLTDRGRLLADAVVRTILLGADD
- a CDS encoding type II toxin-antitoxin system VapB family antitoxin, with protein sequence MIFKGVRDGKPYPDHGLSLRDWSRIPPRQVRLDEIVTTTKVLELDRLLSEDSTFYGDLFPHAVQWQGVLYLEDGLHRAVQSALRNRTVLHVRVFEYDVLIPGGVPDPGAEVRGPSPA
- the hrcA gene encoding heat-inducible transcriptional repressor HrcA; this translates as MSSTEERRFTVLRAIVADYVSTKEPIGSKTLVDRHNLGVSSATVRNDMAVLEAEGYITQTHTSSGRVPTDKGYRQFVDRIAEVKPLSSAERRAILQFLESGVDLDDVLRRAVRLLAQLTRQVAVVQYPTLSASSVRHLEVVGLTPARLLLVLITDSGRVDQRIVELGDVIDEDGLSRLRELLGGALTGKRLAAASVAVTELADNAPDDLRDALIRCTTVLVETLVEHPEERLVLGGTANLTRNAADFDGHGMLPGSLRTVLEALEEQVVVLKLLASSQDAGRVTVRIGEETQFEEMRTTSVVSTGYGAAGTVFGGLGVLGPTRMDYPGTIASVATVARYIGEVLGER
- the dnaJ gene encoding molecular chaperone DnaJ, encoding MARDYYGTLGVSKNATDQEIKRAYRKLAREHHPDVNPDESAQKRFQEISAAYEVLSDPEKRRIVDLGGDPLEPGGGGAGGFGGAGFGGGLGDVFEAFFGGGAGGSRGPRGRVQPGADSLLRTRLTLEECARGVTKTVTVDTAILCDACTGSGTHGDSKPVRCETCGGAGEVQSVQRSFLGQVMTSRPCPTCRGVGETIPDPCRKCGGDGRVRARREVTVKVPAGVGNGMRIRLAAQGEVGPGGGPAGDLYVEVLEQQHEVFVRDGDDLHCTIRVPMVDAALGTKVTIETILDGPTEITIDPGTQPGSVSVLRGHGMPKLRSGTRGDLHAHLEVVVPSKLDHKQTKLLEDLRRHSDREHVEVVTTGSQNTGGLFSRLRDAFSAR